The genomic stretch tcaaagaccaaatattaccaaatattaagatcactgacaaaccaaataataccttatttttaacagctatctagaggatctggctttttgacttgaagctggttcaaagaagacaaatcaaatatacaaatactaagatgaaagcataatgaagtagttatctttttctactttacctgattataagatctacagcttcttgctcaaTATTTTgttgcacgagtaattattagaaaaacaaacccaatagtggaacaaaagctagataaagaaactagataatttacattGACAGAACTTTACataataacatataatacagtgctttgtacttgcatattaatccaaaaaacatcctttcacctaagtgacaatttttccaaaacatcatcattcacaaaacatcatcattcactaaaaattttcacaagtttttaaacttcagtgacaacttttctttggggtcaactgctcaaggtcgatctggtaactatgcactgcatcaaaaaaattggcattaactatgattccaccaaaaaaccaccattccatgaacttaaatctaaatagaattatggcaactatcattccatacctattcataaatatgatcttgtatgcactccaccaactcggaccgaacctcatcaatttgttcacgagagtaccctatttttgtgaactgtgagcatacacaatttatgttaatggaaaaataatcaacactgatcactttgcaattttaaatagtttatgtcaaataatttgagataagttaaataatgttactattgattgcagtgaatctctctcaatagtctcaacttcttcaataatttctctcataaatcgcatcacaaaaaaaccacattgtttcgcatccggttgttgaggagcctatatatagtaattagagtcaaattgttaatgaaaattatacacattacaatatatgttaaacaaaagtacacataccttaactacttcccacttaacatttttcctacctttccttcccttggttgaattaaacaattttaaggcccttcatacgttaagaatatttgttaaataagatttttattataataaatatttactaaaagaaatctgaactcacatttccattacgtattttgaatcatcatcgcgaatgcggcaacttagggaatccaacAGTAAATAgaatccttgtaaggttcaataacactaagattccaatggaaactaggcaaatacataggattagatcataaaattgaataaattatcgaaaggaagcaattgaaagtgatgttttacttcttgcttacccgacattacatggcactaacactagttgatctgttgatgcacttgtcagcttatctgataaaagagttgccctttgattcagggtttcaagcttaactgatttgtcttgtgccgtttttgccagatatgggagtttgtgaggattcataaatctgaatttctttgtcttggtatctttcaccatctttttatacagacacctatcattgcaaagaaaaaatatttagatactaaataataaaatttagatacaaaacactcataataagttggaaaaataatgatcactcataacactaagttatggctgatgatagtaacatccatacatgagaacttactatgaacagtcttgcatattaaacataccagaaatgtatacatgcaaattcttttatttcttgaggacaagcacatttaagatacttaaaaatatacaagaaaaaagatatgagcaaagtacttcttgtctagaagaacaaatggcagaaggcaaacattaagggccggttgaaaatgaatgagctatatttatgtaaagtgtaccacatcaattgatattagtaaacctctcaatagaaatgatgaactattaacttaatgagaataacatggtatgagaaaattactagaagttgaattttcaagagtaaacttgttcacacaacaatattagtaaacttcttgcagttcaaatcatggattttctgtcttgctagatattatAATTTCCCAacaaacataaagcaatgcagtaatttcccagcataagtaaagcaatgcagttgcaactgagaaaataatatttagatactaaataataaaatttagatacaaaacaatcatgtggattaaaaaataatgatcactcataataagttggtgaaattgtaacaataaaccataataagttgctaaaattgggaagcaaacatgtgatgaaaaagttgctgaaattgcttaaataaacttacttaccatatgtaggcaacgatcaaatttcctgaaattgactccaaatgatacaaagaattgatgtcctcaaggtcaagaaaaagttcacaatcttcatcaaacacttcattatctaagcacattgatatacattttcctccatctagagcatgctaTAGAAACCTAGATACAAGGTcaagaacgtttcaaacctggttgatttatctgcatctgttctatagaaactctagctatcacctctaagttctcaatgcattcaccattaattgattgcagcaaaaggaaaccactgcatgtaatagacctttcgacttgatctcttctccaagtaagaacatttcaaacctagatacctagtaaatccacatctgttctatataaacccgtcacctctaagctctcaatgcattcattcaccatttacttcctcaatacatgctctagtactgagaattcaagctatgcaaggaatggctgttaaactcctcattgcactgcttgccttggcttcctcacgcaaagggtatgcatgcatgcaactttactctcgaaaactagaagatatattgaagtcattatcagaagaacatgaaaatttacttacaatcttgtgtactgtgtccaccaaatcttcaccttcaaactctcctcctttgttggcgcgtcctttcttccacataatagctctattgatgtcattatcatcacataattcagtcccctacaacaaagaaaaatcaaataacaaatgtgaaataatttaatgtgaatcaattagagggttcttagaggaaatatattttaaaaatacttacaatttcttcagcaaagcgtgcataccctttgcgtgagagtcgatgaggatatctattttttttccttcgctctttttgttgatcactgagtttctagttatttcaaacaggcgacatatcaaatttgaataatacataatgaattatgatcgaatagtttcaaaagaaaaaatttagaatcttacaatgaaatcttcagaaatgcgactaatgacaaacgcacgccaatcttctcttgtaatttcaaagccaacaggtggctcattcaactcctcaggtttgtcacgcctgcttaaaataaatttttgggtgagatgggtcttgtattgcctccacttacTGTTTGCAGACCTCAATTTTTGGGTGAGAGGAACACACGGAGCTTGAGCGCTTGAGCTGcttcaagaagaacaagaatcgAGCGAGATGTGGAAACAGAGACCATTGAGGCAAACACTCAAACACGTTACCTGCATTGTATAGGTTGGTTGATCCAAATTCAAATGGATGAGGAGGTGGTGTTGGATTTGAACCAGATCAGGGCGGTTCGTGTCCTGGGCCGTAGAGCCATGGCCTCGGTCTTCCTCGTCAGCGCCGCACCCGGCAGTCGCCTCCCCACGCTCTTCGCCCTCAAGGTGTTCGACAAGCAGTCCGCCGCCAAACCCCACGCTCTCCGCCGCGCCCGCTGGGAGCTATCCCTATTGTCCCGCCTCTCAACCGCTCCCGGTGATCACCACCACCCGTTTCTCCCTTCCCTCCTTGGCTCCGTCGAGACGCCGGACCTCCTCGCTTGGGCGATCCCCTTCTGCCCCGGCGGCGACCTCCACGCCCTCCGCCGCTCCCTTTCTCCTTCCAATGAGGAGGCGTTCTCCGCGGACGCGATCCGCTTCTACCTCTCGGAAATCGTCACCGCTCTCGCCCACCTCCACTCCATGCGCGTCGCCTACCGCGACCTCAAGCCAGAGAACGTCCTCCTCCGCTCATCCGGCCATATTATGCTCGCCGATTTCGATCTCTCCCGCCACCTCCCTGCCAGATCGACCACCCACTCCTCCCTTCCTCCTCCACTTCCCTCCGACAACCACAGCCACGCCCCCCGGAGGAAACTCACACGCGTGTTCTCCTTCGGCGCCGCGGACGACCAGATCAAGAAAGGGAGGTCGGCGAGAGTCTCCCCGGCGAGTCGCCGTAGGACGAGTTCCTCGTCCATCTCGAAATCCAGAGAAGGATCCGGTGGTGACGACGAGCGGTCGTTCTCGTTCGTGGGGACG from Zingiber officinale cultivar Zhangliang chromosome 5B, Zo_v1.1, whole genome shotgun sequence encodes the following:
- the LOC121986836 gene encoding serine/threonine-protein kinase UCN-like, translating into MDEEVVLDLNQIRAVRVLGRRAMASVFLVSAAPGSRLPTLFALKVFDKQSAAKPHALRRARWELSLLSRLSTAPGDHHHPFLPSLLGSVETPDLLAWAIPFCPGGDLHALRRSLSPSNEEAFSADAIRFYLSEIVTALAHLHSMRVAYRDLKPENVLLRSSGHIMLADFDLSRHLPARSTTHSSLPPPLPSDNHSHAPRRKLTRVFSFGAADDQIKKGRSARVSPASRRRTSSSSISKSREGSGGDDERSFSFVGTEEYVAPEVVRGEGHGFAVDWWALGILAYEMAYGQTPFRGRNRKETLRNILTLPLMFPGRRRTDLTDIIERLVVKDPERRLGFSGGAEEVKAHPFFDGVKWELLPEVARPPFLAPVILPFFLPFLLLSNLLCEEGTKIEGFRGVEEQAFDLVIYMNL